The Nodosilinea sp. PGN35 genome has a window encoding:
- a CDS encoding PleD family two-component system response regulator — MLDATPMPDAAPAQPAVLIVDDERNLRRLLSHALTTEGYRVETASNGNACLGFCQQHLPDLILMDALMPEMDGFTCCQALQDGYGDRCPPVLMITALADTPSVERAFAVGAVDYITKPIHWAVLRQRVQRVLQTHLLTQELHQARRTIETLQTALRAT; from the coding sequence ATGCTTGATGCCACTCCTATGCCTGATGCCGCCCCCGCCCAACCGGCGGTGCTGATTGTGGATGACGAACGCAACCTGCGTCGCTTGCTCAGCCACGCCCTGACCACCGAAGGCTACCGGGTCGAAACCGCCAGCAACGGCAACGCCTGCCTGGGGTTTTGCCAGCAGCACCTGCCCGACTTGATCTTGATGGATGCCCTGATGCCCGAGATGGACGGGTTTACCTGCTGTCAGGCTCTGCAAGACGGCTACGGCGATCGCTGCCCCCCGGTGCTGATGATTACAGCCCTGGCGGATACCCCTTCGGTGGAGCGGGCCTTTGCCGTGGGGGCGGTGGACTACATCACCAAGCCGATCCACTGGGCTGTGCTGCGGCAGCGGGTGCAGCGGGTGCTGCAAACCCACCTGCTGACCCAGGAACTGCACCAGGCCCGCCGCACGATCGAGACCTTGCAGACAGCTCTACGAGCAACGTAG
- a CDS encoding ATP-binding protein, with translation MPSLGRSAHFLDQVSTTALRLYQAKSLDEILQNTVQDVQRLLGTDRVVIYQLDTTGLAQPVAIAARPDLPPLPDCSVDLTHCLQRWPDGTTLQRPRAIDDLADIDLTPCEQAMLLALGIEASLLMPIYLSPDWQQTTQWQDDATTAHEIWGFLVAQQSHPRHWNPLEKSFLRQLTQHLFHAIQQVQLRQFSNRLIESSVDGIIALDTSYRYQVWNSPMEELSGLPRRDVIGRVAWEVFPFLKETGEDKLIAIAMAGQSVVTENRAFVVPETGRRGFFEARYSPLMGSTGKVLGCLGQIRNITEQKQADHQLRATTSRLTTLIQNLQAGILVEDEHRRILLANQTFCHIFRLPLPPEALRGPDCEKLLLQAAALFRDPPAMIGGIRRILQRRQPVIGEEIELADGRILERDYIPIFIDDDYQGHLWQYRDITQRKQVQQQLEAAIQTAAGANRAKSNFVATMSHEIRTPLNAIVGLTDLLRLTQLDSEQQDFVDTIHNSGSMLLSLINDILDFSKIEADKLELEHRAFNLHRCVQDVVNLITPLAQEKGLVVRSHIAADVPERVVGDVTRLRQVLLNLVNNGVKFTHVGGVTVEVTLKQLFAPLAHTAELHFAVKDTGIGIPAENRDALFQAFSQLDASVARRYGGSGLGLAICKNLVEAMGGQIGVDTQLNVGTTFYFTIQVPVIPEGVPRGLEQPGGSAVAAHLLTAEEGSPRLAPHLPLKILVVDDLAVNQKVALKMLQWLGYEPDCAASGRAALDLVQRQTYDLVLMDIQMPDMDGYRTTEALRQLPQVTSEQPWIVAMTAHSNLDVKQRCQQVGLNDFLTKPITLASLVDCLMRYGQTQKPQAPVAPSPGLQPDDAASQPLLDREMINAIRDLGGDDADQLLSELVDNYREDATRCLGQLRQAILDRNGDQIRHQAHAIRSMSLNLGAQSLATFCQDLELHHSGMALADQHNALSRIEQTFAEVTAALQALTAAQSYA, from the coding sequence ATGCCTAGCTTAGGAAGGTCGGCCCATTTCCTCGATCAGGTTTCTACCACGGCGCTGCGGCTGTATCAGGCTAAAAGCCTGGATGAAATTTTGCAAAACACCGTGCAGGATGTGCAGCGGCTGTTGGGCACTGACCGGGTGGTGATCTACCAGTTAGACACCACGGGCCTAGCCCAGCCTGTGGCGATCGCCGCTAGACCCGACCTACCACCGCTGCCCGATTGCTCCGTCGATCTGACTCACTGTCTACAGCGGTGGCCAGACGGCACCACGCTCCAGCGGCCTCGAGCAATTGACGACCTGGCTGACATCGATCTCACCCCCTGCGAGCAAGCCATGCTGTTGGCCCTGGGCATAGAGGCTAGCCTGTTAATGCCCATCTACCTGAGCCCCGACTGGCAGCAGACCACCCAGTGGCAAGACGACGCTACCACCGCCCATGAAATTTGGGGCTTCCTAGTGGCCCAACAGAGCCATCCCCGCCACTGGAATCCCCTGGAAAAGTCGTTTCTGCGCCAGCTGACCCAGCATCTGTTCCATGCGATTCAGCAGGTACAACTGCGGCAATTTTCCAACCGGCTGATTGAGAGCAGTGTTGACGGCATCATTGCCCTCGACACCAGCTACCGCTACCAGGTGTGGAACAGCCCCATGGAGGAGCTGTCGGGCCTGCCCCGTCGCGACGTGATTGGTCGAGTGGCCTGGGAAGTGTTTCCCTTTTTGAAAGAGACCGGAGAAGATAAGCTGATCGCCATAGCGATGGCCGGGCAGTCGGTGGTGACCGAAAACCGAGCCTTTGTGGTGCCAGAAACCGGGCGCAGAGGTTTTTTTGAAGCGCGCTACAGCCCGCTGATGGGCTCCACCGGCAAGGTGCTGGGCTGCCTGGGGCAGATCCGCAATATCACTGAGCAAAAACAGGCCGACCACCAACTGCGGGCCACCACCTCCCGGCTGACCACCCTGATCCAAAACCTCCAGGCCGGTATTTTGGTAGAGGACGAGCACCGCCGCATTTTGCTGGCGAACCAAACCTTCTGCCACATCTTTCGCCTGCCCCTGCCCCCCGAGGCTCTGCGCGGCCCCGACTGCGAAAAACTGCTGCTTCAAGCGGCCGCCCTGTTTCGCGACCCGCCCGCCATGATCGGGGGCATTCGCCGCATCTTGCAGCGCCGTCAGCCGGTGATTGGCGAAGAAATTGAGCTGGCCGATGGCCGCATTCTAGAGCGCGACTACATTCCCATCTTTATCGATGACGACTACCAGGGGCACCTCTGGCAGTACCGCGACATCACCCAGCGCAAGCAGGTGCAGCAGCAGCTCGAAGCCGCCATACAGACAGCGGCGGGGGCCAACCGGGCCAAGTCAAACTTTGTCGCCACCATGAGCCACGAAATTCGCACCCCGCTCAACGCCATTGTTGGGCTGACCGATCTGCTGCGGCTGACCCAGCTGGACAGTGAGCAGCAAGACTTTGTCGATACAATTCACAACAGCGGCTCGATGCTGCTGTCGCTGATCAACGACATTCTCGACTTTTCTAAAATAGAAGCCGACAAGCTAGAGCTAGAGCACCGGGCCTTTAACCTGCACCGCTGCGTTCAGGATGTGGTGAACCTGATCACGCCGCTGGCCCAGGAAAAAGGGCTGGTGGTGCGATCGCACATTGCTGCCGATGTGCCTGAGCGAGTGGTGGGCGATGTCACTCGTCTGCGGCAGGTGCTCTTGAACCTGGTCAACAACGGGGTGAAGTTTACCCATGTGGGCGGTGTCACCGTTGAGGTGACCCTAAAACAGTTGTTTGCGCCACTGGCCCACACCGCAGAACTGCACTTTGCGGTTAAAGACACGGGCATTGGCATTCCAGCCGAAAATCGCGATGCCCTATTTCAGGCCTTTAGCCAGCTCGATGCCTCGGTGGCCCGACGCTACGGCGGCAGTGGGCTAGGCCTGGCCATCTGCAAAAACCTGGTCGAAGCCATGGGCGGCCAGATTGGCGTTGATACGCAGCTGAACGTGGGCACAACCTTCTATTTCACCATTCAAGTGCCGGTCATCCCCGAGGGGGTGCCCCGCGGCCTGGAGCAACCGGGGGGGAGTGCCGTCGCCGCCCATCTCCTAACCGCTGAGGAGGGGTCGCCGAGGCTCGCCCCCCACCTGCCGCTGAAGATCTTGGTCGTCGATGACCTGGCAGTCAACCAAAAAGTCGCCCTCAAAATGCTGCAATGGCTGGGCTATGAGCCCGACTGTGCCGCCAGCGGCAGGGCCGCCCTCGATCTAGTTCAACGGCAGACCTACGATCTGGTGCTCATGGATATTCAAATGCCAGACATGGACGGCTATCGCACCACCGAGGCCCTACGCCAACTGCCCCAGGTCACCTCCGAGCAGCCCTGGATTGTGGCCATGACGGCCCACTCCAACCTCGATGTGAAACAGCGGTGTCAGCAGGTCGGCCTGAATGATTTTCTCACCAAACCCATTACCCTGGCCTCCCTCGTTGACTGTCTGATGCGCTACGGTCAAACCCAAAAGCCCCAGGCTCCTGTAGCCCCGTCGCCCGGTCTTCAGCCCGACGATGCGGCCTCCCAGCCCCTGCTCGACCGGGAGATGATCAACGCCATTCGCGACCTGGGTGGAGACGACGCCGACCAGCTGCTGTCTGAGCTAGTTGACAACTACCGCGAAGACGCCACCCGCTGCCTCGGGCAACTCCGCCAGGCGATCCTCGATCGCAACGGCGACCAGATTCGCCACCAGGCCCACGCCATTCGGTCGATGAGTTTGAACCTGGGGGCTCAGTCGCTAGCCACCTTCTGCCAAGACCTCGAACTACACCACAGCGGTATGGCCCTGGCGGATCAGCACAACGCACTCAGCCGGATTGAGCAAACCTTTGCCGAGGTCACTGCCGCGCTGCAAGCCCTTACCGCTGCCCAGTCCTATGCTTGA
- a CDS encoding NACHT domain-containing NTPase has product MAKRSLKASQYGIAQAKRSFDLKGWTQEYLAAEVGLQTRQPVWKFFSGRPVERHIFIDICFTLDLDWEDIVDRTAFVTDAAVPTVAAQGEGDGGAEDAMAQARSRLLTLAQAQCQLLELPLDLHQPMTLAQIYTDAYLRPYQRLGPAAQTPPVAAPAAVQPHSRVLVLGGPGAGKTTLLQHLALEIGAGHLQAEGQPWLPVFLRLRQLALVPTAELNVQQYLNQRWLAAGLSPAQIDRLWQQGQLWLLLDGWDELPSPQHRLVTQQLQTLLDTYPGLRVLLSGRSGGPMPHLNGLVTLELATFTAPQIERFVQQWFVANHPAQGAELAQTCLEALHHPDNDRLREMALTPILLHLMCLVFYNSGQFPNQRSKLYQQALDLLLGQWDQQRGISRSQPLLQLSTVDLLGILCEVAARSFEQGSVILDEAELLGLIARALASRDPQATPPERRWADSKAILQVLIEHYGMLSERELGSYAFAHLSFQEYLTARRWALTALEQPAQAGWADLATHLSDARWREVIVLTFEMAAPAEALGQALWHQSQRYGANHPELQPWLAWAQTQAERSAIPYHPAALRGFYLGLGLNRGLDLALAIDARLAIDLPPPLALDQALTRLLHQGQQWLTAPTRQAGLDLVFAMDLQQRFALAEEFTHDLHLLQTQLLDTLEAESDLATWCDGFGTEWLRSLSRAVAAYRHWDIDLVDPAPCPALETYCRIQQLLIDCLRHNRTLAAAAVRSFENSLVLPEVQCHHA; this is encoded by the coding sequence ATGGCAAAACGATCGCTTAAAGCTTCTCAATACGGCATTGCTCAGGCCAAGCGAAGCTTTGACCTGAAAGGATGGACCCAGGAATATCTGGCCGCCGAGGTGGGATTACAGACCCGCCAGCCGGTCTGGAAGTTTTTCTCGGGTCGTCCGGTGGAGCGCCACATCTTTATTGACATCTGTTTTACCCTCGACCTCGATTGGGAAGATATTGTCGATCGCACCGCCTTTGTCACCGATGCTGCCGTCCCGACGGTTGCGGCCCAGGGGGAGGGTGACGGCGGGGCAGAGGACGCTATGGCCCAAGCGCGATCGCGCCTGCTCACCCTCGCCCAGGCCCAGTGCCAGCTGCTGGAGCTACCCCTCGACCTGCACCAGCCCATGACCCTGGCGCAGATCTATACCGATGCCTACCTGCGCCCCTACCAGCGGCTCGGCCCGGCAGCCCAAACTCCCCCAGTAGCGGCCCCGGCGGCGGTTCAGCCCCATTCGCGGGTGCTGGTGCTGGGCGGCCCAGGGGCGGGCAAAACCACCCTGTTGCAGCACTTGGCCCTAGAAATCGGCGCTGGTCATTTACAGGCCGAGGGGCAACCCTGGCTGCCCGTTTTTTTGCGCCTGCGGCAGCTGGCCCTGGTGCCCACCGCCGAGCTAAACGTGCAGCAGTACCTGAATCAGCGCTGGCTGGCCGCTGGCCTCAGCCCAGCCCAAATCGATCGCCTGTGGCAGCAGGGGCAGCTGTGGCTTTTGCTCGACGGCTGGGATGAACTGCCCAGCCCGCAGCATCGGTTGGTCACCCAGCAGCTTCAGACGCTGCTTGACACCTACCCCGGTCTGCGGGTGCTCCTCTCGGGGCGCAGCGGTGGCCCCATGCCCCACCTCAACGGCCTGGTTACGTTGGAGCTGGCGACCTTTACGGCCCCGCAGATCGAGCGGTTTGTGCAGCAGTGGTTTGTCGCCAACCACCCAGCGCAGGGGGCCGAGCTGGCCCAAACCTGCCTGGAGGCCCTGCATCACCCCGACAACGATCGCCTGCGGGAGATGGCCCTGACCCCGATCTTGCTGCACCTGATGTGTCTGGTCTTCTACAACTCGGGGCAGTTTCCCAATCAGCGCAGCAAACTGTACCAGCAGGCCCTCGATCTGCTGCTGGGGCAGTGGGATCAGCAGCGGGGCATCAGCCGCAGCCAACCGCTGCTGCAACTCTCCACCGTCGATCTGCTGGGCATTCTCTGTGAGGTGGCGGCCCGCAGCTTTGAGCAGGGCAGCGTTATCCTCGACGAGGCCGAACTGCTGGGGCTGATTGCCCGAGCTTTGGCCAGCCGCGACCCCCAGGCCACTCCCCCCGAGCGGCGCTGGGCCGATAGCAAAGCCATTCTCCAGGTTTTGATTGAGCATTACGGCATGCTGAGCGAGCGGGAACTGGGCAGCTACGCCTTTGCCCACCTGAGTTTCCAGGAATATCTCACCGCCCGGCGCTGGGCGCTGACTGCGCTAGAACAGCCAGCTCAGGCGGGCTGGGCCGATTTAGCCACCCACCTGAGCGATGCCCGCTGGCGGGAAGTGATTGTGCTGACCTTCGAGATGGCGGCTCCGGCGGAGGCGCTGGGGCAGGCGTTGTGGCACCAGAGTCAGCGGTATGGGGCCAACCATCCCGAGCTGCAACCCTGGCTGGCTTGGGCTCAAACCCAGGCAGAGCGATCGGCCATCCCCTACCATCCGGCGGCGCTGCGGGGGTTTTATCTGGGTCTAGGGCTAAACCGGGGGTTAGATTTGGCCCTGGCGATCGATGCCCGGCTGGCGATCGACCTGCCGCCTCCCCTGGCCCTCGACCAGGCGCTGACCCGCCTGCTGCACCAGGGGCAGCAATGGTTGACTGCCCCGACTCGGCAGGCGGGCTTAGATCTGGTGTTTGCCATGGACTTGCAGCAGCGGTTTGCCCTGGCGGAGGAGTTTACCCACGACCTGCACCTGCTTCAGACTCAGCTGCTGGATACGCTAGAAGCTGAGTCTGATCTGGCCACCTGGTGCGATGGGTTTGGGACAGAGTGGCTGCGATCGCTCAGCCGCGCTGTTGCTGCCTACCGCCACTGGGATATTGATCTAGTAGACCCAGCGCCCTGTCCGGCCCTAGAGACCTACTGCCGCATCCAGCAACTGCTGATCGACTGCCTGCGCCACAATCGCACCCTGGCCGCCGCCGCGGTGCGCAGCTTTGAAAATAGCCTAGTGTTGCCGGAGGTACAGTGTCACCATGCCTAG
- a CDS encoding PAS domain S-box protein encodes MATQRTVLVIANSEKDDSTYQQHLQQDRGMDYDILLFGRSNTPVPALARSLPRLDGILLELAFPHNHSFQLLSHLKEQTGAPVIVIDGGDTEVAVQAFKQGAVDYLVKDRMTPEDVRQAMRTAIENAELKRELQRSQETFFTSVENMLDCFGIFAAMRDEAGQIVDFRIDYLNAAACDSNQMPKAMQIGRGLCEILPAHQESGLFDEYCQVVETGEPLVKDSLIYDDTFGDRRLVRAFDIRATKLNDGFVASWRDVTDRRRLELEQQQTALALHQSQERLELAMEAASMGSWDWNVSTGEVRWSTSLEHLFGMAPGSFDGRYETVRAMMHPEDLPRVEEAIRRALDEGAAYTLEFRFIKPDGSVRWALSLGRVFRDEDGSPVMTGVDRDITAWKQAEAALRTSERRYRSLVEATTQIIWNTPGNRAEFTTEQPSWSAFTGQTFDQLKGWGWLNAVHPDDRAKTIQACSTALATQTLGEVEYRLRRQDGVYRHMQTRAVPVFDDDGTILEWIGVNTDITAAQQATAALTDNEARLRGFVESNVVGIIYGDIYGNIHAANDELLRIVGYTQEDVRAGRLRWVDITPPEYLPLDEERIAEARTRGACTPYEKEYIRKDGSRVPVLIGYSLLGEAQDETVVFVLDLSDRKQAQQALQASEERFRQLAENIDAVFWVKELPGHRISYVSSAYERLWGFQPQPLYDNPHHWLNCIHPADRASVAQAFEAQGTTGQFDREYRIVLADGTGRWVRDRCFPLHDEAGNVYRLAGITEDITERKHTEEHLRQSEEFKDRLLESSPDCIKVLDIDGRLLYMNAGGMCIMEIDDLTPYLQQEWIHLWGDEYRSLAQQALEAARAGDVSIFRGFCPTAKGTPKWWEVIVSPIQGESGQTEQVLSVSRDISDRKQVELRLQESQERLQLGMQVAGFALAQIDYSTNTVHLSPEAAALYGLPADQLTLSRDQFYATFHPEDRDHLLRCIEAILDPAGSGWFSQDHRVLWPSGDVKWLTVRKQVFFDRSSDPPRPDHAVLVALDITERKQAEMERSRLLQQEQAARAEAERANRIKDEFLAVLSHELRSPLNPILGWTQLLQSRQFDAERTAQALATIERNAKLQTQLIDDLLDVAKILRGKLVVEMAPVDLGFVIESAIDTVGSAAAAKSIRLCPALSPIGRISGDAARLQQIVWNLVSNAIKFTPNDGQVDILLEQVGTQAQITVSDTGKGIHPDFLPHLFESFRQEDASTTRQYGGLGLGLAIVRSLVEAHGGTITAASPGEGQGATFTVRFPLIDLIPQLPPSPPPPAQALDLTGVRVLAVDDEPDARELLATVLTLYGAEVLTVTSAAEVFPALVSFQPDVLISDIGMPDVDGYGLLQQIRALPPEQGGHVPAIALTAYAREEDHQRAIASGFQQQVTKPLAPPRLVQAVVVLIQSSG; translated from the coding sequence ATGGCGACTCAGCGGACTGTGCTGGTCATTGCTAATTCAGAAAAGGACGATTCTACCTATCAGCAGCACTTGCAGCAGGACCGGGGAATGGACTACGACATTCTTCTTTTCGGTCGCAGCAACACTCCGGTTCCAGCCTTAGCCCGATCCCTCCCCAGGCTGGATGGCATTCTTTTAGAACTGGCCTTTCCCCATAACCACAGTTTTCAGCTTTTGAGCCACCTCAAAGAACAGACCGGTGCCCCGGTCATCGTCATTGACGGGGGCGATACGGAGGTTGCTGTGCAGGCCTTTAAGCAGGGGGCGGTTGACTATCTGGTCAAGGATCGGATGACCCCGGAGGATGTGCGCCAGGCGATGCGAACCGCGATCGAAAACGCGGAGCTAAAACGGGAGTTGCAGCGCAGCCAGGAAACCTTTTTCACCTCCGTGGAAAACATGCTGGACTGCTTCGGCATTTTTGCCGCGATGCGGGATGAGGCGGGGCAGATTGTGGACTTTCGCATCGACTACCTGAATGCAGCAGCCTGCGACAGTAACCAGATGCCCAAAGCCATGCAGATTGGCCGGGGGTTGTGCGAAATTTTGCCCGCCCACCAAGAATCGGGTCTGTTTGACGAGTATTGTCAGGTGGTTGAAACGGGAGAACCGCTGGTCAAAGATTCGTTGATCTATGACGACACCTTTGGCGATCGCCGCCTGGTTCGTGCCTTTGACATCCGGGCCACCAAGCTGAATGACGGGTTTGTAGCCTCCTGGCGGGACGTCACCGATCGCAGGCGGCTGGAGCTGGAGCAGCAGCAAACCGCCCTGGCCCTGCACCAAAGCCAGGAGCGCCTGGAGCTGGCAATGGAAGCGGCCAGCATGGGCAGTTGGGACTGGAACGTTTCCACCGGGGAGGTGCGCTGGTCCACCAGCCTGGAGCACCTGTTTGGCATGGCTCCCGGCAGTTTTGACGGGCGCTACGAAACCGTCCGGGCGATGATGCACCCGGAGGATTTGCCCAGGGTGGAGGAGGCGATTCGGCGGGCGCTTGACGAGGGGGCCGCCTACACCCTTGAGTTTCGCTTTATCAAACCCGATGGCAGCGTGCGCTGGGCCTTGAGCCTGGGGCGCGTGTTCCGCGACGAGGACGGCAGCCCGGTGATGACCGGGGTAGATCGGGACATCACTGCCTGGAAGCAGGCCGAAGCCGCCCTCCGCACCAGCGAACGCCGGTATCGCTCCCTGGTGGAAGCGACCACCCAAATCATCTGGAACACCCCGGGCAACCGGGCCGAATTTACCACCGAACAGCCCAGCTGGAGCGCCTTTACGGGCCAAACCTTCGACCAACTCAAAGGTTGGGGGTGGCTGAATGCGGTGCATCCCGACGATCGGGCCAAGACCATCCAGGCCTGCTCAACGGCACTGGCAACCCAGACCCTCGGCGAGGTGGAGTATCGATTGCGGCGGCAGGACGGGGTCTACCGCCACATGCAGACGCGAGCCGTGCCCGTGTTCGACGACGATGGCACGATTTTGGAATGGATCGGGGTCAATACTGATATCACCGCCGCCCAGCAGGCGACCGCCGCCCTGACAGACAACGAGGCTCGCCTGCGGGGGTTTGTGGAATCCAATGTCGTGGGCATTATCTACGGCGACATCTACGGCAACATCCATGCCGCCAACGATGAGCTATTGAGAATCGTCGGCTACACCCAGGAGGATGTGCGGGCTGGCCGTCTGCGCTGGGTGGACATTACCCCACCTGAGTACCTGCCTCTGGATGAAGAGCGCATTGCCGAAGCGCGCACCCGAGGGGCCTGTACGCCCTACGAGAAAGAGTACATCCGCAAGGATGGTAGCCGCGTTCCCGTTTTGATCGGCTACAGCCTGTTGGGCGAGGCCCAGGACGAAACGGTCGTTTTTGTGCTGGATTTGAGCGATCGCAAACAGGCCCAACAGGCCCTACAGGCCAGCGAAGAACGCTTCCGGCAGCTGGCCGAAAACATCGACGCGGTGTTTTGGGTAAAGGAGTTACCCGGCCACCGGATCTCCTACGTCAGTTCCGCCTACGAGCGCCTGTGGGGGTTCCAGCCCCAGCCGCTCTACGACAACCCCCACCACTGGCTTAACTGCATTCACCCCGCCGATCGAGCCAGCGTCGCCCAGGCCTTTGAGGCGCAGGGCACAACCGGGCAGTTTGATCGGGAGTACCGCATTGTGCTGGCCGATGGCACAGGGCGCTGGGTGCGCGATCGCTGCTTTCCACTCCACGACGAGGCGGGCAATGTCTATCGCCTGGCGGGCATCACCGAAGACATTACCGAACGCAAACATACCGAGGAACATCTTAGACAAAGCGAAGAGTTTAAGGACCGCCTGCTGGAGAGTAGCCCCGACTGCATCAAAGTCCTGGATATCGATGGGCGACTGCTCTACATGAATGCGGGGGGGATGTGCATCATGGAGATCGATGACCTAACCCCCTATCTCCAGCAGGAGTGGATCCATCTTTGGGGCGATGAGTACCGCTCGCTGGCCCAGCAAGCGCTGGAGGCCGCCAGGGCCGGAGACGTGAGCATCTTTCGCGGCTTTTGCCCAACGGCCAAAGGTACCCCGAAGTGGTGGGAAGTGATTGTCAGCCCGATTCAAGGGGAGTCGGGGCAGACCGAACAGGTGCTCTCGGTGTCCAGGGATATCAGCGATCGCAAACAGGTCGAGCTGCGCCTGCAGGAGTCGCAGGAGCGCTTGCAGTTGGGCATGCAGGTGGCGGGATTTGCCCTGGCGCAGATCGACTACAGCACCAACACGGTTCACCTCTCGCCCGAGGCCGCCGCGCTCTACGGCCTCCCCGCCGATCAGCTCACCCTGTCCCGCGACCAGTTTTATGCCACCTTCCATCCCGAAGACCGCGACCACCTGCTGCGGTGCATCGAGGCAATCCTTGACCCGGCTGGGTCGGGCTGGTTTTCCCAGGATCATCGGGTGCTCTGGCCCAGCGGCGACGTCAAATGGCTCACCGTGCGCAAGCAGGTGTTTTTCGATCGCTCCAGCGATCCCCCCCGCCCCGACCATGCGGTGCTGGTGGCCCTGGATATTACCGAGCGCAAACAGGCCGAGATGGAACGATCTCGCCTGTTGCAACAGGAGCAGGCGGCCAGGGCCGAAGCCGAACGGGCCAACCGCATCAAGGACGAGTTTCTGGCGGTGCTGTCCCACGAACTGCGATCGCCCCTCAACCCGATTCTGGGCTGGACGCAGCTTCTCCAGTCGCGCCAGTTTGATGCCGAAAGAACGGCCCAGGCCCTGGCCACCATTGAGCGCAACGCTAAACTGCAAACCCAGCTGATCGATGACCTGCTGGATGTGGCCAAAATTTTGCGCGGCAAACTGGTGGTGGAGATGGCCCCAGTGGATCTGGGGTTTGTGATTGAATCGGCGATCGATACGGTGGGGTCTGCCGCCGCCGCCAAATCGATTCGCCTTTGCCCGGCCCTTTCCCCGATTGGGCGCATCTCGGGCGACGCCGCTCGGCTCCAGCAAATCGTCTGGAATTTGGTGTCGAATGCCATCAAGTTCACCCCCAACGATGGGCAGGTGGATATTCTCCTGGAGCAGGTGGGCACCCAGGCGCAAATTACCGTCAGCGACACTGGCAAAGGCATCCACCCCGATTTTCTTCCCCACCTGTTTGAATCCTTCCGCCAGGAGGATGCCTCCACGACGCGCCAGTATGGCGGCCTGGGGCTGGGGTTGGCGATCGTTCGATCCCTGGTCGAGGCCCACGGCGGCACCATCACGGCGGCCAGCCCCGGTGAAGGGCAGGGGGCGACCTTCACCGTCCGCTTTCCCCTGATCGATTTGATCCCCCAGCTACCGCCCTCGCCGCCGCCGCCCGCCCAGGCGCTCGATCTCACGGGGGTTCGAGTCCTGGCGGTGGATGATGAACCCGATGCCCGGGAGCTGTTGGCCACGGTGCTGACTTTGTATGGTGCCGAGGTTCTGACCGTGACCTCGGCGGCTGAGGTGTTTCCGGCGCTGGTCTCCTTCCAGCCCGATGTATTGATCAGCGACATCGGTATGCCCGACGTCGATGGCTATGGTTTGCTTCAGCAGATCCGCGCCCTGCCCCCGGAGCAGGGCGGGCACGTTCCCGCGATCGCCCTGACGGCCTACGCCAGGGAAGAAGACCACCAGCGTGCGATCGCCAGTGGCTTTCAGCAGCAGGTGACCAAACCCCTGGCCCCGCCACGGCTGGTGCAAGCCGTGGTTGTTCTAATTCAAAGTTCAGGTTGA